The Gossypium hirsutum isolate 1008001.06 chromosome D02, Gossypium_hirsutum_v2.1, whole genome shotgun sequence region AACATTCCACAATGAACAAGATAAAttgttttcctttttctcatataAAACTTATACAAGTCTCTACAATATAAGTAATTGAGACTTgctaacattatatatattttaaaaccgaTCTTTCTTGAATAAGTAAGATAACTTGCACAAATAATATCTTCAAAATAGTACATGATAAGTCTTGAATCATTAAATTATAGTTCTTACTTTAACTCGATCTATTCAACCCACCAATTATGTGAAGTTGATTGCTTCAATCGAATCCAAACAAATTTCCAAGATAAGTTGCTATGTGTACTTTAGGTATCAAGGATAGGATGACAGGAATCCAAAGTAACAACACGAAACACAATCCAAAGATTTTTGTTATCAAATTTTGTCAacttaaacattttaatttttttaaggaaacAATGCTGCTACCAATTGACATTGATCTAGGCACTAATTTAGATACTGCTCGAAAAATACCTCAACAATAACATCCGAAGATTACAAAGTCTCAAGCCAATAGACTTATCCATTCGCCTAGTGGTATGCACCTCAATATTAGTggaaaaaaacaaacaattttccATAATTAAGAATTAAGAAAATGGGAAGATCATCCTTACATAGGATAAGACCTTCCTGGTAAGTTCATGAGCCACCCTATAAGCAGTTCGTCATGTCTAATGGAAGGCCAAGGTGGAAAATATCTCAACAAAAAACAATCATGTAGAAGTATACCAAACTCTGATAGGTCTAAGCTCGACGACACAAGAGCGCATTAATAACAGCCATGCAATCAGATTCTATAATCACTTTGTCAAAACTCATATTAAGCCAAGATAAAACATCTCTTATGGCTAAAAGTTTAGCCATTCGAGGTTCCATAATAACTGGAAAATAACCAAAACATCCTTTGATAAAATTTCATGCATGGTCTCGAATAATAGTAGCAAACGAAGGGGCACCATGTTGATCATGAATAGTAGCGTCGATGTTGTATTTGTACTGGTCCCGATCAGGTTAGACCCAATGTAACCTGGTGGAAGTGCCTTCTACTGAGGATATTGCTGGATTGGGAAAAAGTGCATTGGGCATCTGTTCAATCTTTCAAGAATTGATCAGCTACcgtaattttttttgaagttgGAGCATCGGTGTTTTTCCAAACAAATAAATTCCTGTGAAACCACAAGCTCCGTGCAACAGTCATGACTCGATGCTTAACAGTGTTGTTAGCCACAGACAAATAAAATTGCAGAAATTCAGTGACAATGTGAAAATCAATAGTAATCCCAAGGCAATGCCATACGTCAACAACTTTAGCACATTCAAGCAGCACATACTTGATGCTATCAAACCAACCTACAGCGTGGACAAGTAAGATCAATAGGGCAGCCTCTTGCGGCTAAGCAACCTTTTCATGGAATGAATTGGCACATGCCACGCCACGTGAATTCCTTGACTTTGAGTGGCACTACTGAATTCCATATAAGTCCCCAAGGGCCCTCAATATGCATGATGTCTATCATAGAGTTAATAGCTAGAATGTACCTCAGAAATACCAGTGCGACTAAAGTGCCATATTAGCGGATCGTTTGGCTTAGTAGATAAAATAGGTAGCTTCAAAATACTGTCTGCATCGTAAGGGGAAATGATATGTTCAACCAAATGGGCATCCCATTGATCAGCGTTATCAATGAGGAGATTACTTACTCGCAACTGTTCCATACCATCCAATGGGATTGAATCCTCATAGAAATTGACATCGTCAGGTAACCAAGGGTTAGAGAACACTAATATTGTTGTTGTTACCAAATTAACTCCTTTCAAAAGCAAGGTCTAACTAGTGTGAATGCTCCTCTATCTAAATGAAGGATTATTACTTTTGGTAGAATCAACAAACCCACACTTGAGAAAGTATTTTGCTTTGAATATGCAACTTGGAAGAGAATCAGGGATGAAAATAAGTCTCCATCCTTTCTTATAGAGCATCGCTAAATTGAAGCAATGGAGATTCCTAAAGCACATGCCTCCAAAATTCTTGGGCATATAGAGTTTGTCCCAAGAGGTCTATCGAGTCTCTTTACTATCACTTAAACTCGAATCCCACCAGAACGAATTCATAATACATTGCAGTTCTTCGCACATGCTATTAGAGTATATAACAGCTATGGTAGTTAGCAGCAGTTATCGGTTAGGAGTTAGAAGCCTTGTTAGTTAGTAGTTAAGGGTAGTTAACTTTTGTATTATAAATAGTGGAGTTTTGTGATGTAAAGGTATGTTCTTTTGATAATATAGAAGTATATTGTGTTCTTAATATGGTATCAGagccataaattttttttgttatggcGACAGATGCAGTATCTGATGGTGATCGTCAGTCTGTTCATACGGCCACGCCAGTTGCAGCGGCTTCTTCTCCAGATCTTGGACACGCTTCTTTGCGCAAACTTCATCAGTTTCCCAAACATGATAGGTGAAACTTACTGCTAGTAACTTTCTCTTATGGAAACAACAAATCTTATTAATTATTGAAGGCTATGGTTTGCATGGTTTTATTCTTGGAACAGTTCAGGTTCCTCCACAGTCTATTCTTGCTAATGATAAGTCTCCTGTTGCTAATCCTGACTTCGTTTTTCATACACAACAAGATAAGCTCTTGGCTTCTTGGTTGTTGGCCACCATTTTTGATAGTATACTGGTTCATCTTACTGGAGCTGGGACTAGCTTTGATGTATGGAGTAAGGTTCTCAAAAGGTTTGCTGCGAAATCTTCTTTAACAATGTTAACTCTCAGACATGCATTGTATTCACAGAAGAAAGGTCAGTTATCTATTCAAGAATATCTTGCCAAGATTCAAGGTCAGTGTGATACTCTGATTGCTGCTGGTACTAATGTTTCTGAACAAGAACAGATCAGTATCATTCTTGCTGGTTTACCTGTGGAGTACGACTCAATCCGCATTGTTGCATCAACAATGAAGGTGTCTTTTGATTATCTTACGGAGTTGTTGACTGATTGTGAGGCTAGGCAACaagatgttattttgggtatgtcTTTGCAGACGAATGTGGTTCAACATTCTGAATCTGACGGAAGGCAGGCTAAACAGTTTGGTCAGGGGTCTCGATCGTCTTTTAGAGGTGGTGGCTCTAGGGACTTCAGAGGCAGAGGTCGTGGACGGAAGTTCATGCATGCCAAACCTCAATGCCAGCTTTGTGGTCGTATTGGACATACTGTACACAAATGTTACTATAGATTTGATGAGTCTTTTGAGGGTGTGTCTCAACAGCCTATGCAAGCTCAGTGTCATCAGTTCCAAGAGTCTCCTCATCAGTTGTGTACTTCTTCTTCTTGTTGTACTCATAAGGGGTCTTTGGAAACTGCTGGTTTGCAGGCTAATATGGCCACTACGTCTGGTCCGGTGTCTTCCAATAATGTCACTTCCACTGTATGGTTTCTTGATTCGGGTGCTACTAACCATGTAACGAACGACTTGTAAAGTTTGCGAGAGGTGACTCAGTATACAGGTAAAAATAAACTGTTTATGGAGAATGGTATGTCTGTACCAGTAGACAATGTTGGTTCCTCATCGTTTGTTCATTCCAACAGGGTTTTTCATTTGAAGAATGTACTTCATGTTCCTCGTATATGCAAGAATCTAATGTCTGTTGCACAGTTTGCTAATGACAACtgtgtttattttgagtttcatCCACTTCATTGTTTTGTAAAGGACATCAAGACAGGGACCACGTTACTGGTGGGGCACATGTGTAATGGAATGTATCAGTTTACTCTCTCTCAGCACCCTACTACTTTGGAGAGTTTCACCTCGTCTGATGGCTCGGCTGCAGTTCATATGGCACAATCAGGAATGTCCTCTGCTGGTGACGCAAGTTATGAACTATGGCATGTCCTCTGCTGGTGACGCAAGTTATGAACTATGGCACAGACGTCTTGGCCATCCTTGTCATAGGACTGTTTCTACAGTTCTTCAGAAGTGTAATATTGTTTTAGAGAATTGTAAATCGAGTGCTATTTGCTCAGCTTGTCAACTTAGGAAATTACATAAACTGCCGTTTTTACCTTCAAACACTGTTTATACCGCCCCTTTTGAGCTGATTGGTTCAGATCTTTAGGGACCTGCTCCTATGATTTCTGATGGTTGCCTTTATTACATTTTGTTTGTGGATGCCTACTCATGACATACGTGGTTATATTTGATTAAAAGCAAGTCTGAAGCTATGAACAAGTTTCTCCAATTTCAAAAACTAGTTGAAGTGCAGTTTGGGTGTAAGATACGAGCTCTCCAAACAGACTGGGGTGGAGAGTATCGTCTATTTCACAAGCTATTGACTTCACTTGGGATACGACATCGACTTTCCTGTCCCCACACTTCAGAACAGAATGGGTTGGTCGAAAGGAAGCATCGTCATGTGATCGACGTTGGCTTGACTTTATTGGCTCAAGCAAGTCTGCCAATAAGCTTCTGGACTCATGCTTTCACTAGTGCAGTTTATCTCATTAATAGACTTCCAACACCGGTGCTCCATGGCAAGTCTCCTCATAAGGTTCTTCATAAAACTAGTCCCAATTATCAGCATCTAAAGGTTTTTGGTTGTCGGTGCTATCCGTATCTTAGACCGTTTCAGGCTCACAAGTTACAGTTTCGGTCTTAGCCTTGTGTCTTTCTTGGCTACAGTATGGTTCACAAGGGGTACAAGTGCCTTGCTGAAAATAATAAAGTGTTTGTGTCTAGACATGTTGTGTTTGATGAGGGTTGTTTCCCTTTTGAGGTTGGTTCTATGGTTGCAAATACTTCTCAGTCCACTCGTGCTCTCCCCATATTTCAACATCAGCAGTCTGCTGTTCTTATTATGGAATATCGCTCAGGGTCAATCAGCTTGTCAGATTCGGCTACAGCTGTGCCATCTCCGGAGCCTTCTATACCTCAATCCGTCACTCCACCCAGGGGGTCACAAGTAAGCTGCTCTCCTGTACATTTGAGTTCTCATAGTCCTTTTTCCACGTCTGCATGTCAGAATTCTACAGCCTCCAGCTTCTCGACGGGTCCTCATAGTTGTCTACCGGTTTCATCTATTCAAGTCCCTCCTGTTAACTCTTCTCCCATGCAACCACGGTCCAACCTTCATCCCATGCAAACGAGGTCCAAAAGTGGGATTTTCAAACCCAAGGTTCTGACCGCAGAACTTGCAGCAGTTGAACCTGTGACAATTGAGCAGGCCTTCACGAGCAAAGAGTGGACTCTTGCAGCACAACAGGAGTATGAAGCTTTGATGAAAAATCACACGTGAGACTTGGTTCCGCTACCTGCTGATAGGAAAGCTGTGGGTTGCAAGTGGCTTTTTAAACTTAAAAGGAAATCTGACGGCACTAGTGCTCGGTACAAAGGTCGTCTAGTGGTTAAGGGTTATCTTCAAGAGGCAGGCATCGATTTTCAAGACACGTTCAGCCCTGTTGTTAAGCCAACGACTATTCGGGTTGTTCTGTCCTTAGCTGTTAAACTCGGATGGCAGCTTCGACAGGTGGATATTAACAACGCCTTCCTAAATGGCGAGTTGTTTGAAGAAATTTATATGATACAGCCCCCTGGGTTTAAGCAACACAGCAACAATGAATTACTCGTATGCAGGCTGAAGAAAGCACTGTATGCCCTTAAGCTGGCGCCTCGGGCATGGTTCTCCAAACTTCGAGAGTTCTTACTTAGTTCACAGTTTGTGTGTGCTAAATCAAATGCGTCGCTTTTTGTGAAGAAGACTGACGGAGTGATCTTATACGTTCTAGTCTATGTCGACGATATAATAATCACTGGAAATCATCAACAAAGTATTGACAAGTTTGTTTCTTCCTTGGACACTCAGTTTGCTTTGAAAGACTTGGGACCTCTTGGTTATTTTCTTGGTATTGAGGTGACTCCCACTGCCGAAGGCTTGTTTTTAAATCAAACAAAGTATATTCGTGATTTGCTAAAGAAGGCCAGTATGGATCATGCGAATAGCTCTCTTACTCCTATGATTGCTTCTTCAAAATTGTCTCAGAATGATGGTTGTATGATTGAGAATGAGGCTGAGTATCGTAGCATTGTTGGCGCTCTTCAATACGTTGTCATCACCAGGCTGGATATTACGTTTGCTGTGAATAAGGTATGTCAATTCATGCATCGCCCTCTCGATCAACATTTTAAAGCTGTTAAACGGATTCTTCACTACCTTCAAGGAACTATTGATTATGGTATTCAATTCACAAAGAAGACTTCGTTGGATGTGGTTGGATACTCCGATGCAAATTGGGGAACTGACATAGATGATCGCCTGTCAACTACGGGGTTTTGTATTTTCCTTGGCGGTAACCCTGTTGCATGGGGATCAAAGAAGCAGTCGGTTGTCTCCCGATCCACAGCAGAGGCAGAGTACAGGGGGTTGGCTCATACTGTTGCTGAAGTCGTCTAGCTCGAGTCCTTGTTGAAAGAACTGCATGCTTCTTCTCTGCGAAAACCTGCTGTGTGGTGTGATAGCTCAGAAGCGGTAGCGGTCTCTGCAAACCCAGTTCTTCATTCTAAATTTAAACACGTTGAGTTGGATCTTTTCTTTGTCCGTGAGAAAGTTGCCGTTGGACAACTTACTGTGGGTCACATACCAGCACACGAGCAGATTACAGATGTGTTCACTAAGCCGCTGTCAGCACCATTGTTTACTAAGTTCAGATCAGGTCTTAAGCTTGGTCCAAAAAGCATGTGCTTACCAGGTGTTGATTAGCAGGAGCTGAAGAGGATGGTGGCATATTAGAGTATATAACAGCTGTGGTAGTTAGCAGCAGTTAGCAACAGTTATCGGTTGGGAGTTAGAAGCCTTGTTAGTTAGTAGTTAAGGGTAGTTAACTTTTGTATTATAAGTAGTGGAGTTTTGTGATGTAAAGGTACGTTCTTTTGATAATATAGAAGTATATTGTGTTCTTAATACATGCCAATAGGAATCATAAAAACACTCATGCAATAAATCAGGATTGCCTAAACTACAGTTTTTCGAGTCTCAAAAGTGGTCTATTCTTCCAATTGAAAATTCATTTGCTGAGGCGTTTTCTGATAAACCGAAACACTTGCTTCTTATTTTTGGCAATAAAGGAAGGGAGACCTAGGTAGGAACCATGAGCAATAGATGCCTCAACGCCCGGAATAGAGTAAGTTGCCTGCTTATCTGCCAACTTTGTATTAGAGCTAAACATCACTCCGGACTTTTGAAAATTAATGGCTTGTCCCAAAGCGTGTTCGTAAGTGGGGAGGATATTACATATTGTCTGGCATTTCGAAGCGTTAGCCCTAAAGAAAAAGAAGCTATCATTGGTGAAGAATAAATGAGCTATCAAAGAGCTCCCTCGACATACAGAGACACCTTGCAAATCACCTCGTGCCTTCGCCAGcacaaagaataaataaataagatgataaccGATCACCTTACCTAAGCCCTCGTTTAGGAATGATTGGTATAACTTCGTGGCCATTAAAAGTAATCGAAAAGTGGATTGAGTCTTAAGTACTCGATTGATATTAGTATTATTCTCAAGGTAGGAAGATATAAATTCGAGTACGTggaagcacattatcctcttattaTAGGTAAAAAGCAATGGCAAAGTATTATCCAATGAAcccatatttcataataataatatatttattattattattattccaatGCTTCACATTCGATTAATTATTTACTTTGTGTCAAATTATGgagtaaaaatttgaaagttaaaatgTGTTCTAAGTCTTTATACATTTCgtactttttaaatttagtctttCTACCTTTTTTAATTTAGGAATGATTGGTCTAACTTCTTGGACATTAAAAGCAACCGAATAGTAGATTTagtcttaacttgattggtaTGTGCATTATTGTCAATGTAGAAGGATATGAGTTCGAatgcgttgaagcgcattatcctatTATTTATGGGTGAAAAGCAATCGATATCATGCAAAGCATTATccaataaaatttaaaggttaaaatgtgcTCTAAGTCTTTATACACTTTgtacatttagaatttagtctttctactttttgaatttaaaatttaaaaaaatgtttgaactcgtcataataaaatatttttttgtagtgtttttaagaaaaattggcGTCGACATTatgattgaaataattaaaaatattaagtatttagactaactaatgagaTTATAAAGTAGAAGaaccaaattatataaaaaaaattaaagcatataGATTAAATCTCAGGCTTTAGTATAAgagtcaaaattgaaatttgaccattgtcttgtaatataaaaaaaaggggaTAAATCCCAAAACTATACACGAACTATGGTTTATTTGCAATTGtgtacataaattttgattttgtgcaattttatacacgaaattttgatttgattcaattcttgtaaattattaacacaattattaatataacatcattttatgtttatatattgcatacataaacaattatatttatccaatataaaaataaattgatgtatttatttcattaaatgtgcatgattaaatcaaaattaaagtttcaagtatatatttgaaccacattagagtttcacgtgtataattacaccaaattaaagttatacaattgcacattaaatcaaaattcatgtttaattttgagatttatccccaaaaaaataaacaatgcaAACTCAAAAGAAATAGGAAGCCATGTATCAAGGTCTAATATAAAAAActgaaattatatataatcacataatattttacaaaaaaagttaacaatattaactatttggactaattgataatattataaaaatatagggattaaattatattagaaattaaagtatagagattaaattactaatttagaCATAATAGAATGACCAAAACTGAAATTTAACTATTAAGGTATAATTAGAAAAAACATCATAATATGGAGTGCCACGTGTGAAAGGAAGATTCTTTACCATCCTTTTATATATACCAGTATGGTTTCACCCAAGCTAATTCATACtagtattttgggttaaattctacagtaaaaatttaaaggttataatatatttaaggtcctgtattttttatatatttgaaatatagtcttaatatttttagtttcaagaatttagtccttttttatttttttttaattttaaaaattcacttCTAGTTGTTATGGTTAAAATTTTTTGGTTCATTTAATTGGTGTGACagtttgaaataataataaaaaatactcacttgataatcatgtgacaaaaaaaataatattgtaatgaacttaaatttaaaaaaaagcttTAATGATGTCAACAATTCTTAAAATTCACGTAagcattttaattagaataaaatatttaggcTAACTGATAACATTGTAAAAGTTGATGTATCAAGTTATATAAAActtaaagtatagagattaaatatcaaatttgaacATAGTACGGGGATCAAACTAAAATTTGTCCATTgttatataatctttaaaaatataaatggatcaaaattgaaatttaactattATCTTATGATGTTAAAAAAAACACTTACAAACATCACATTATAAaagttgatgtaacacccctcgtcCTACCTGATTGTCGGGTTCGAGCTGCGGAATGTTACAGTCGTTGTCGGAGCAACTATTGACAAATTCACAGTAAAATCATCACTTCACATCATCATTCATGCAATCAACAGTAAGACAACATTGAATATCATTAACATTCTTTCCCGGGTCTTATATGGGCATACGAATACTTTAAAATCAACCTGAAATCGGATAGGGACCTCTTtgcaacatttttaaaatttcagatcaagtatatcataaataaatcattcaaatattCAATAATGTCATTAACACGTAGATATTATAATACACAATTAAATCCAAGCCTTAatcaagcttatgaaagctcttttatTGACTCGAACATGAAATAGAatcgaattgtaaaattttgaaaattcaggGCCGATGTCGTGACTTCACATTCTCCACGTCATGGCGCCGCCAAATAGTTTGTCACGTCAGAACATCAGGCCACTCGACGTCGAGACATTATATACCGTCGGCCAACGTTACAACGAGAAAATGCGGTCGTTGGGATGGGGACTCTATTTTTAGTACAATTAGGCCATTTGtataaaaattgttattttttatttttaataattaaattaaatttaaaaaatttggcTGAACCGAGTTAGTGCAATTTGGACTTGGGATATAAAATCTTTTGAAACTGAATCATGGTCATCTACACCTGTACTCCAAAGCTTGGACAAAGGGACTAATGGAACCTATGAAatcaatctctctctctctctctctcttttacttttttattgtaaaatatatatcAATCTCAATCTATTATATACAATAAAAGCTTAAATTTTctcatatgaaaaaaaaaaatcaaaatttcatggaTAGTCTAATAATGCAAACTTCACTTGTAAGTTAATCCTACCACTCTCATTGACTAGTTTAGCTGCAATTACCAACCAGTGTCCTGGAGCATCATGTGGACCGCGTACAACCTCAGATATATCTACATATTTCAGCAGTTTTTTCGATCGAATCGGTTCCGGTGGGCCATCGGGATATACACCCGAATTAAGTGCAGTCGGAGCTTGTTTCTGTTGTCCAGTCATGGCTGTCCCTTGGGTGAATGAAAATGTCATGCTTAGATTCGTAAGGAAACTACCCTTACGGGAAGTGTCAGGCGCAACTGCCCACTCAGTTTTCCTGATTGTGCAGTGGGGTATATGAGTGTAAAGCAGACGGAGATGCAAAACCGTCTTTGGCCACTTCCCTTTGCTGATAAGCTGTGCACCAGTTACGACAAAAACACCACCTGAAACTTCTTGCAACCAGTTAGGATCGTACTTAATGAGGGATGTGCATACATTCGAGTACCGTTTCCATCTGACTGGCTCTAAAAATTGATCACTGGACTTGTACTCATCGGAACCTCGCCATTGACTAGGTTTGCTTGACGTGAATGCCATTATACTCGGGAGGCTTGAAAGATGTAGCACGTGTAATGCCAACCGGTTGCATTTTTTTCCTTCTAGATACAACCGGAGGCCAACTACGGGTTTTAACTCGCTTGTAACCTGAAATAGAACAAAAGAGAATCGCTATAAGTTTATAATATAGTAACAACAGAGAATCGGATGTTAACATGGCTGCAAAATACACCATAACCAACTATAGGCAAATATATACTTGCCTACGTATGCATACATGCAGGATGGAATAGGAATGTAAACTACAGACGAATGCTTGCAAAGCCATGTCACAAAGAGTTCATATGTAAAAGACATTTTACTTGTTTACCGATAAAAAAGATCGAAATCAAAATCAACTTCCACTAATGACTCAACTCCATTACCTACCAGATTACCAGACAATGCAATCATGGAAAACAATATGACAGTTTAAACAGATAAGTTGTAATGTTATTACCAATAAAATATTCAATGCAACTTCCACTTCCAAAAAGCAAGTCAACTCCACTTTCTAAAACACATTTAGGCCATTAAAAAATTTGTTGACCATGTTACTTAGACTCAGTTGTGAGTGTTCTTTAACTTTTTGCATTTGAAGGTCCTTGGACCATACCATGTCTAAAAACCTGTCAAATACGAGTGTCAGATACAAATACTTAAATGAAGAGTTGGAGCAACATGAGTACTACACTCGTATATTCATTTCAAGCAAAACAATGCAGTGATGTTCGTCTTATTTTCAGCATTCTCTACACTAGCATGTCGCTCATAGAGGTTTTAGTTAAGTTGGGTTCATATGCTATCATATGATTTTCGGTTATCTAGTTCAGTGCTTACATATTTGCGCACCACCTTCACGAATTGCGTATTTTGGTTCCACGAAATAACAATTTACAAGTTGAATGACTACCTGTGTAGAGTTGACATGTAACGTAGGACCCAGGAAAGTGAATTGCAGGGAGGGGCAAGAAGCTTTTCTCGTCTGATGTCTAAGTGGCAGGCCACAGAACATAGGTGCCCATTGTTGTGGAACTTGAAACTCCAAAAAATACCGTAAATCCTCAGGAGTGGGCTTGTCTACATACAAATTCAGTGAGTTAAAGTCcaataaaaacaaattatttgCAAACATATTGTTGAAAAACACCCAGCACCCAAGTTTGAGTAACACATATTTTTTACTAGTACTGTCCCGTTACTCAGGAAATGCAAGGGAATACTTACAACGAAGATACAAGTTGATTGCATGACTAAGATATCCACTTCCGGGAATCCCCGTCAGAAGAGAAGTAATTGGTACAAACTTGAAAAAAATTCCTTCTGGCTTAGCAGGTACCGTCTGGAGCCAGTTCGAGTGACTATGCAAGAACGCATTTCCTCCTCTTTTCGAGCAAATGATAGTGAGTCCCTAaagttgaaaacaaaataaagtaaataattcATGGATCGTAgtgataaatttaaaagaaaatcacaTATAACATAAAACTCAAAGTTCTAAACTGACGTCTTTGCTCGATGTTTCTGCAATGCTGGCCAACTGCATGGTGCTTGACTGCAAAATACGGTTAAAGACGTCGGGCACCTACATAAATATACGGCATTTAGTAAAAAATATCAGTGTTTACCGAACAAAAGAAGAAAGGGCCCTTAAATATAAATAAGGTGCTTATACTTTTTGTTTGCCATCTCTTGACTTTCTCTGTATTAATGAAGGGCTTTTCCCATCTGAAAACATAACATCTCCGAGGTCCTCCAAA contains the following coding sequences:
- the LOC107934812 gene encoding MACPF domain-containing protein At1g14780 translates to MEETEKPIEVLAMEALGKGYDITGDFRLKYAKGTRLLVLDETNKRDIVFPGAASFTMKEVSQDIRLDKGDRIRFKSDVLEFNQMSELLNQKSSIQGKVPSGYLNSIFDLSGNWLHDAADTKTLAFDGYFISLYYLHLTASPLVLNDRVKKSVPPHWDPAALSRFIRTYGTHIIVGMAIGGQDLICVRQNSSSTIPTSELRGYLEDLGDVMFSDGKSPSLIQRKSRDGKQKVPDVFNRILQSSTMQLASIAETSSKDGLTIICSKRGGNAFLHSHSNWLQTVPAKPEGIFFKFVPITSLLTGIPGSGYLSHAINLYLRYKPTPEDLRYFLEFQVPQQWAPMFCGLPLRHQTRKASCPSLQFTFLGPTLHVNSTQVTSELKPVVGLRLYLEGKKCNRLALHVLHLSSLPSIMAFTSSKPSQWRGSDEYKSSDQFLEPVRWKRYSNVCTSLIKYDPNWLQEVSGGVFVVTGAQLISKGKWPKTVLHLRLLYTHIPHCTIRKTEWAVAPDTSRKGSFLTNLSMTFSFTQGTAMTGQQKQAPTALNSGVYPDGPPEPIRSKKLLKYVDISEVVRGPHDAPGHWLVIAAKLVNESGRINLQVKFALLDYP